In bacterium, the genomic window AAAAAGGTATCTTCCCGGAAGAAATCCGCTGGTATCAACGGTATTTGAATAAGCTGCTTTTAGATATTGCGGCTGCAGAAGGAAAACAAGAGAGCCTTTCCAAAGAAGTCGAGGCGGCCAGGGAACGATTAGTGAAAGCCTCCCAGGATAGAAGGATTATGGAGAGATTGAAAGAGAGAGCGCTGGAGCGATATAAAGAAGAAGAGGCCTTAAAGGAACAGAATTTTCTGGATGAGTTAGGTATTGCTATCCATCACCGACGGCAAGAATAAATTGAGGGTTAAGTTTTACCCTTTATAAAGTCGATAAGGATAAAGGAGGGGTGCGCTTGTCTATCCAATCTGTATTGAGTCGAATTGAACAGATACAGGATAGATTTGATTCCTTTTGGGCGAATACTGTGTCTGTTAAGCAGGTTATTAAGGGAGAGGAGGGAGAAAAGTCCAGCTTTCAGAAGGTGTTAAAGGAAGTAATTAGTGGGAAAGGAGCTTCAGACTACTCTTCCTTGATTAACACCTATGCCCAAAAATACAACTTAGATTCCGCTCTTATCGAGGCGGTCATCAACACAGAATCGGACTTTAATCCTGAGGCTGTTTCTCCTAAAGGGGCGCTGGGCTTGATGCAATTAATGCCGGCTACGGTCAGGGAACTGGGAGTGACCAACCCCTTTGATCCAGCTCAAAATATAGAGGGGGGAACAAGATACCTTCGCTCTCTTCTGGATGAGTTTAAGGGAGACTTGCCCCTGGCCCTGGCTGCCTATAACGCCGGAGCTAAGACGGTTAAAGAGCAAGGTGGAATCCCTCCCTTTAAGGAGACTCAGGATTATGTGAAGAAGGTGCTTGGAGACTACCGGGGAGGGGGCTTTAATGGGGGAGGCCGGTAAAGTA contains:
- the fliJ gene encoding flagellar export protein FliJ translates to MPFRFRFQRILEIREHKEEVLRGELAEARRRLSQQEQLVERIKKAHLDCLDELRQRKKKGIFPEEIRWYQRYLNKLLLDIAAAEGKQESLSKEVEAARERLVKASQDRRIMERLKERALERYKEEEALKEQNFLDELGIAIHHRRQE
- a CDS encoding lytic transglycosylase domain-containing protein, whose translation is MRLSIQSVLSRIEQIQDRFDSFWANTVSVKQVIKGEEGEKSSFQKVLKEVISGKGASDYSSLINTYAQKYNLDSALIEAVINTESDFNPEAVSPKGALGLMQLMPATVRELGVTNPFDPAQNIEGGTRYLRSLLDEFKGDLPLALAAYNAGAKTVKEQGGIPPFKETQDYVKKVLGDYRGGGFNGGGR